Proteins encoded together in one Gammaproteobacteria bacterium window:
- the thiS gene encoding sulfur carrier protein ThiS: protein MNITLNGEPAQFSSELTAAQLIDSLGLGGKRLAVEVNLEIVPRSTYESFIIKENDNVEIVHAIGGG, encoded by the coding sequence ATGAACATTACGCTTAACGGTGAACCAGCACAATTCTCAAGTGAATTGACAGCAGCGCAGCTCATAGATTCCCTGGGCTTGGGCGGAAAACGCTTGGCCGTGGAAGTAAATCTTGAAATTGTACCACGCAGTACCTATGAATCATTTATTATCAAAGAAAACGACAATGTAGAAATTGTTCATGCTATCGGTGGTGGCTGA
- a CDS encoding murein transglycosylase domain-containing protein yields MQLSLLVAAMAVPSQYSIADHTESHQLNKFMGAKKAADLELLRRNEEVREAYDKFKKVTAVVWGNEAVVPSADIEVTYRDNLSQRSVVNYEHGTVKVELAVSPTKAKYQDGVQQKMAGAVQATIVQPPDDRSIVEMAKQPEPPPSEGEPMLKGLVAGQDGKPLSPDKMDAFRKEQLKAVTQRDIEGSDGRKRTVFSTEFKLVPDHIRIRAKKYRHMVDKNSVRHNIPAHLIYAIIETESFFNPRAKSPVPAFGLMQLVPQTGARDAYRFLYARDKIVKDTYLYKPNNNIKLGVAYLHMLHFRYLKRIKDPVSRQWAAIAAYNTGVDNVMGSFAGQYSKKKFTNRWIWKGKALKKINKMNPEQVYQHLRKYLPYEETREYIKKVRDRMHKYQT; encoded by the coding sequence ATGCAGCTTAGTTTACTGGTGGCGGCCATGGCGGTACCCAGTCAGTATTCAATAGCCGACCATACGGAGTCTCATCAACTCAATAAGTTTATGGGCGCAAAAAAAGCTGCGGATTTAGAGCTGTTGCGTCGCAATGAAGAAGTTCGTGAGGCCTACGACAAATTCAAAAAAGTGACTGCGGTCGTCTGGGGGAATGAAGCGGTAGTACCAAGCGCGGATATTGAAGTCACCTACCGCGACAACTTAAGCCAACGCAGTGTCGTAAATTACGAACACGGGACGGTGAAAGTGGAGTTGGCAGTAAGCCCGACAAAAGCAAAATACCAGGATGGTGTACAGCAAAAAATGGCGGGAGCGGTACAAGCTACTATCGTTCAACCACCGGATGATCGTTCTATTGTTGAAATGGCCAAGCAGCCCGAGCCTCCGCCCAGCGAAGGTGAGCCCATGTTGAAGGGTTTGGTCGCAGGCCAAGATGGTAAGCCTCTATCCCCGGATAAGATGGATGCGTTTAGGAAAGAACAGCTCAAAGCTGTTACACAGCGCGACATAGAAGGGTCAGATGGGCGCAAGCGTACGGTATTCAGTACCGAGTTTAAGTTAGTGCCAGACCACATTCGAATACGGGCGAAAAAATATCGGCATATGGTGGACAAAAACTCTGTACGTCACAATATTCCAGCACACTTAATTTATGCCATTATTGAAACGGAAAGTTTTTTTAATCCTCGAGCAAAGTCCCCCGTGCCTGCTTTTGGCTTAATGCAATTGGTGCCTCAAACGGGAGCTCGTGATGCATACCGGTTTTTGTATGCCAGGGACAAAATTGTTAAGGATACCTATTTATACAAACCCAATAACAATATCAAATTGGGTGTTGCCTATTTGCATATGCTGCATTTTCGGTATTTGAAACGCATAAAAGATCCTGTGTCTCGCCAATGGGCGGCAATCGCCGCATACAATACCGGAGTGGATAATGTTATGGGGTCTTTTGCGGGTCAGTATTCCAAGAAGAAATTCACCAATCGCTGGATCTGGAAAGGGAAGGCATTGAAAAAAATCAACAAAATGAATCCTGAGCAAGTTTATCAACATTTACGAAAATATTTACCTTATGAAGAAACCCGAGAATACATAAAAAAAGTCCGGGATCGCATGCACAAGTACCAAACTTAG
- a CDS encoding OmpA family protein — translation MGNAGLGPIGHGSNCPEIDSQTLSLTLNISPGALGLCDSDNRLGSANVATPVLVENQLGMMAVFYFANNSFVLNRYNDNALKRLHQKLIAIKDDILTIRVDGHASSEGKSVQNQKLSKNRAYMVSSLLGLESLRLNVETHYYGSSKPAEDETGKRVELEDKRIKNRRVEVFVFRLSEVVKKPATINLFPREVFDQLPDTALMQYMLSLPSVSDFKTDIVAEKYLYRLFDELYDPGLGKLDKALMRSKVGDVLKFFGVDNLNGPVRGAVLNQLYSIGDQSNLDPKAKEALKAIIESLSKTNFGR, via the coding sequence ATGGGGAATGCAGGCTTGGGTCCCATTGGACATGGTTCAAATTGCCCTGAAATCGACTCACAAACCTTGTCGTTGACGCTGAACATTTCTCCGGGTGCGCTGGGGCTATGCGATAGTGATAATCGTTTGGGTTCAGCGAACGTTGCGACCCCCGTTCTGGTGGAAAACCAGCTGGGGATGATGGCGGTCTTTTATTTTGCTAACAACAGTTTTGTGTTGAACCGATACAATGACAATGCCTTGAAACGGTTACACCAAAAATTGATAGCGATAAAAGACGATATTCTGACAATTAGAGTGGATGGCCATGCGTCGTCGGAGGGAAAGTCCGTCCAAAATCAAAAATTGAGTAAAAATAGGGCGTATATGGTTTCGAGTCTATTGGGTCTGGAATCGCTTAGGTTAAATGTGGAGACGCACTACTACGGTTCCAGCAAGCCCGCAGAGGACGAAACGGGGAAAAGGGTAGAGCTGGAGGATAAGCGCATAAAAAACCGTCGGGTAGAGGTGTTCGTGTTTCGCTTGTCAGAGGTGGTGAAAAAACCGGCGACTATTAATCTCTTTCCGCGTGAAGTTTTCGATCAATTGCCGGATACGGCGTTGATGCAGTATATGCTGAGCTTGCCTTCAGTGTCCGATTTTAAAACCGATATCGTCGCTGAAAAATACCTGTATAGATTATTTGATGAACTGTATGATCCCGGGCTGGGAAAACTGGATAAGGCGCTGATGCGATCCAAAGTGGGGGATGTTTTGAAGTTTTTTGGTGTAGACAACCTCAACGGGCCGGTTCGGGGTGCAGTACTGAATCAACTGTATAGTATAGGTGACCAATCCAATTTGGATCCCAAAGCAAAAGAAGCATTGAAAGCTATTATTGAGTCGTTGTCTAAAACTAACTTCGGGCGCTGA
- a CDS encoding cation:proton antiporter, giving the protein METHDYFLSLLIILLTARIFAELAARWHSPPVIGELLAGVVLGPSLLGWIEPMEAIKLMAEIGIILLLFEVGLKTDVKRLVRTGVKSVVVALCGFVLPLALGFALAYWIFGLPLLVSLFIGGTLTATSIGITVRVLSDLNRQQSPEGQIVLGAAVLDDVLGVVLLALLYEFSIGGGISLLNAGKVLVFVVAFFLVAPIAAKIISLIIKRIDASHHLPGLLPTTIVSLVLFFAWLAHALGAPELLGGFAAGLALSRRFFLPLGIAFRTDERFAHRIEDRMKPIVQLFTPIFFVYVGVSLNLHQIDWSSVFIWGFSISLLVVAIMGKLIGALLIQEPWSTRTIIGLAMVPRGEVGLIFAELGRASNIFSNEIYAGMVIVIALTTLLPPFVMKWFYGSLEK; this is encoded by the coding sequence ATGGAAACACACGACTATTTTCTGTCTTTATTGATTATTCTGCTGACGGCAAGAATTTTCGCCGAACTGGCCGCCCGTTGGCACTCCCCGCCGGTAATCGGTGAGTTACTGGCGGGTGTTGTGCTGGGCCCCAGTCTGCTTGGTTGGATAGAGCCGATGGAGGCCATAAAATTAATGGCTGAAATCGGTATTATCCTGCTGCTATTCGAGGTGGGATTAAAAACCGATGTAAAGCGTCTGGTACGGACTGGCGTGAAATCTGTGGTTGTCGCTTTGTGCGGTTTTGTCCTGCCTTTGGCGCTTGGATTCGCACTGGCTTATTGGATATTCGGGCTGCCGTTACTGGTATCCCTGTTTATAGGAGGAACCCTCACTGCCACCAGCATCGGTATTACCGTGAGAGTACTGTCCGATTTAAACCGGCAACAATCACCGGAAGGTCAAATAGTATTAGGGGCGGCGGTTCTGGATGATGTTCTGGGCGTGGTGTTACTGGCCCTTTTGTATGAGTTCTCCATTGGCGGTGGAATCAGCCTGCTCAATGCCGGTAAAGTATTAGTCTTCGTTGTTGCTTTTTTTCTCGTAGCCCCCATTGCGGCAAAAATAATTTCCTTGATTATTAAGCGCATTGATGCCAGCCACCATCTACCCGGTTTACTGCCGACGACTATTGTATCTTTGGTTCTGTTTTTCGCCTGGTTGGCCCATGCACTGGGCGCTCCCGAGCTGCTGGGCGGTTTTGCCGCAGGCCTGGCCCTGTCTCGACGTTTCTTTTTGCCCTTAGGTATAGCGTTTCGCACCGATGAGCGGTTTGCCCATCGCATAGAAGACCGAATGAAACCCATAGTGCAACTGTTTACGCCAATTTTTTTCGTCTATGTTGGTGTGTCGCTAAACTTGCATCAAATTGACTGGAGTTCCGTTTTTATCTGGGGCTTTTCCATATCATTATTGGTTGTCGCCATTATGGGTAAACTGATTGGCGCCTTGCTAATACAAGAACCCTGGAGTACCCGGACAATCATAGGGTTGGCAATGGTCCCTCGCGGCGAAGTAGGATTAATATTCGCCGAACTGGGGCGGGCCAGTAATATATTCAGTAATGAAATCTATGCAGGTATGGTTATCGTCATTGCCCTAACTACGTTGCTGCCACCGTTTGTTATGAAATGGTTTTATGGGTCACTAGAAAAATAG
- a CDS encoding OmpA family protein has product MAIVKRSGISYAVTLALLPAALIVGCAGNDKLTRLDSSELKTPEVVTDAVTNETVELQDNFAFVQIAPPLVGHGVNSEISVNDAELSVQEEPLAKMVAEQELVDVVLTPAEPEYPQQSIIRFAVDQYDIVDSDLDGLKQHALFLQNNPDMELNINGYADSRGSAQYNFQLSKKRADQIEAILLTLGASPTQLKVNSYGESFPVKDEKNWDENRRVELQYKEREQPVMAQY; this is encoded by the coding sequence GTGGCTATCGTAAAAAGAAGTGGTATTTCCTATGCAGTTACCTTGGCGTTGTTACCAGCAGCTCTGATTGTGGGCTGCGCCGGAAACGACAAACTCACCCGGTTGGATTCGAGTGAACTCAAGACCCCAGAAGTAGTGACGGATGCTGTGACCAATGAGACCGTAGAATTACAAGATAACTTCGCGTTTGTGCAAATAGCGCCACCGCTGGTTGGGCATGGCGTGAATAGTGAGATTTCAGTGAACGATGCGGAACTGTCCGTACAAGAAGAACCGCTTGCGAAAATGGTAGCAGAACAGGAATTGGTGGATGTGGTACTTACCCCTGCAGAACCTGAATATCCGCAGCAGTCCATTATACGATTTGCGGTGGACCAATACGATATTGTTGATTCTGATCTCGATGGGTTAAAGCAGCATGCTTTGTTTCTACAAAATAATCCAGATATGGAATTGAACATCAACGGGTATGCGGATAGTCGCGGTTCTGCCCAATACAATTTCCAACTCAGCAAGAAGCGTGCAGATCAGATTGAAGCAATTTTACTCACCCTGGGAGCCTCTCCAACCCAGTTGAAAGTCAATAGCTATGGCGAGAGTTTTCCGGTTAAGGATGAAAAAAACTGGGACGAAAATCGCCGAGTGGAACTGCAATATAAAGAGCGCGAACAACCCGTGATGGCTCAGTACTGA
- a CDS encoding response regulator, producing MFKISSDPYAPPLYGNVLIIENDPIQQQIIHLLLRKIGLTTEVIFADERTLECMDKRHFDAVIIDSIMQFVDATKLIETLRKEEFTKPIVVLVHDESSDGELFLDAGCDAICNKPVDQTVLYNALKPYLACNSPAGRNSPIRSNLLDKKPQMAEEVKGFVSSLPAKLNLIRKLFKTEQWLELLEVAKDINGNSFGYPSLENYSRVLQYQIRVNDLKNAQFTIKDLQFVCQRIYLGLHQ from the coding sequence ATGTTTAAAATATCCAGCGATCCCTATGCACCCCCCTTGTATGGTAACGTGCTAATAATTGAAAACGATCCGATTCAGCAACAAATCATACATTTGTTGTTGCGTAAAATCGGGTTGACTACCGAGGTTATTTTCGCCGATGAACGAACCCTGGAGTGTATGGACAAACGACATTTTGACGCTGTTATCATTGATTCGATCATGCAGTTCGTAGATGCCACCAAATTAATTGAAACTTTACGTAAGGAGGAATTCACCAAACCCATAGTAGTGCTTGTGCATGACGAATCATCGGACGGTGAGTTGTTTCTTGATGCCGGATGCGATGCTATCTGCAACAAACCCGTGGATCAAACTGTGTTATATAACGCCTTGAAACCGTATCTGGCCTGCAATAGCCCTGCCGGACGCAACAGTCCCATTCGTTCCAATTTGCTCGATAAAAAACCGCAAATGGCTGAAGAAGTGAAGGGATTTGTCAGTTCGCTGCCCGCCAAACTCAATTTGATTCGAAAGCTCTTTAAGACCGAGCAATGGCTAGAGCTATTGGAAGTCGCCAAAGACATTAACGGCAATTCTTTTGGCTATCCATCGCTGGAAAACTACAGCCGGGTGTTACAATACCAAATTCGAGTCAACGACCTTAAGAATGCGCAATTCACCATCAAGGACCTGCAATTTGTCTGTCAACGTATTTATCTGGGCTTACATCAGTAA
- a CDS encoding DUF6524 family protein, producing the protein MADSLSWTGFAVRLFFALTLVFCTYNPEGYSFYHWGILNIQADLPLKLFVGVVLLIGWTIYIRATLHSLGFIGIALAVAFFGSLTWVVIDLGWIPTNSVKALTYVVQLIISWILTTGISWSFIRKKISGQYDVVEGEEAEH; encoded by the coding sequence ATGGCCGACTCACTTAGCTGGACAGGATTTGCGGTTCGATTGTTTTTCGCACTCACCCTGGTTTTCTGCACCTATAACCCGGAGGGATACTCCTTTTATCATTGGGGCATACTCAACATTCAAGCAGACCTTCCCTTGAAATTATTTGTAGGAGTGGTTTTGTTAATTGGCTGGACTATCTATATACGCGCAACCTTGCATTCCTTAGGATTCATCGGCATCGCGTTGGCTGTGGCTTTTTTCGGATCCTTGACCTGGGTCGTCATAGACCTGGGCTGGATACCCACTAACAGTGTCAAAGCACTCACCTATGTGGTTCAACTGATTATCAGCTGGATTTTAACCACCGGTATCAGCTGGTCGTTTATTCGCAAGAAAATCAGCGGCCAATACGATGTCGTGGAAGGAGAGGAAGCCGAGCACTAA
- the trmB gene encoding tRNA (guanosine(46)-N7)-methyltransferase TrmB: protein MTPEENKRVIHKRIVRSFVRRDGRLTAGQAKALNDLWPLYGLDPHIPLCRAEQIPMVLEIGFGTGDSLVQMAKNDPEKVFVGIEVHRPGVGHLLKRISAEHIENIKIYCADAVEVLQQCIADESLHTVQIFFPDPWHKKRHHKRRLIQAPFLHLLARKLQPEGIVHIATDWQDYAEHCVAAFSTLEDSEPTALFRNLAPTPPYSPRPPQRPLTKFEQRGQRLGHDVWDLLYQKL, encoded by the coding sequence ATGACTCCTGAAGAGAACAAACGGGTAATACACAAGCGGATTGTGCGAAGTTTTGTGCGCCGCGACGGACGGCTTACGGCAGGTCAAGCCAAAGCACTCAACGACCTTTGGCCCCTTTACGGCCTGGATCCCCATATACCTCTGTGCCGTGCCGAGCAAATACCCATGGTATTGGAGATCGGTTTCGGCACCGGAGATTCCTTGGTCCAGATGGCCAAAAACGACCCGGAAAAAGTCTTTGTTGGGATTGAAGTTCACCGACCCGGCGTGGGCCATTTACTCAAACGCATATCTGCGGAACATATTGAAAATATAAAGATTTATTGCGCCGATGCAGTAGAAGTATTACAGCAGTGCATCGCCGACGAATCACTGCATACCGTACAAATTTTCTTTCCGGATCCCTGGCACAAAAAGCGCCATCACAAACGTCGATTGATTCAAGCTCCGTTCCTGCACCTGCTGGCCCGCAAACTTCAGCCAGAGGGCATTGTTCATATTGCAACCGATTGGCAGGATTATGCAGAACATTGCGTTGCCGCTTTCAGCACCCTGGAAGATTCCGAACCCACGGCGTTATTCCGTAACCTGGCGCCAACCCCACCCTACAGTCCCAGGCCGCCGCAGCGTCCACTCACCAAGTTTGAGCAACGAGGCCAAAGGCTCGGACACGATGTTTGGGATCTTCTATACCAAAAACTCTAA
- a CDS encoding thiazole synthase, with protein MSNEKNDSPLIIAGNQYNSRLLVGSGKYKDLEETRLATEASGAEIITVAVRRTNIGQNAKEPNLLDVISPNEYTILPNTAMCYTAEDAVRTCRLARELLNDHTLVKLEVLGDEKTLYPDIRATIKAAEILVKEGFEVMVYTSDDPIVAKELENIGCVAVMPLAAPIGSGLGVQNRYNLLTIIEQANVPILVDAGVGTASDAAIAMELGCDGVLMNTAIAGAQNPVLMASAMKKAVEAGREAYLAGRVPKKRYASASSPLEGTFF; from the coding sequence ATGTCAAACGAAAAGAACGACAGCCCCTTGATTATAGCCGGCAACCAATACAATTCCCGGCTTCTTGTAGGCAGCGGCAAATACAAAGACCTGGAAGAAACCCGGCTCGCCACCGAAGCCAGTGGCGCAGAAATCATTACCGTTGCCGTGCGTCGTACTAACATCGGTCAAAACGCCAAAGAGCCCAATTTGCTGGATGTCATATCTCCCAACGAATACACCATCCTGCCTAATACTGCCATGTGCTATACGGCAGAAGACGCGGTGCGCACCTGCCGCTTGGCCAGAGAACTGCTGAACGACCATACACTGGTAAAACTTGAAGTTCTGGGCGACGAAAAAACCCTATACCCCGATATTCGTGCCACCATTAAAGCCGCCGAAATTCTGGTTAAAGAGGGTTTTGAAGTCATGGTATACACCAGTGATGACCCCATTGTAGCCAAGGAATTGGAGAATATTGGTTGCGTGGCAGTTATGCCGTTGGCAGCCCCCATTGGTTCAGGACTGGGGGTTCAGAACCGCTACAACCTGCTGACCATCATCGAGCAGGCCAACGTACCCATTCTGGTGGATGCGGGCGTAGGCACCGCCTCAGACGCTGCTATCGCCATGGAACTGGGTTGTGATGGCGTCCTGATGAATACCGCCATCGCCGGGGCTCAAAATCCCGTCCTCATGGCGTCGGCCATGAAAAAGGCTGTGGAAGCGGGCCGAGAAGCGTATCTGGCTGGCCGAGTGCCTAAAAAACGCTACGCATCGGCGTCCTCACCGCTGGAAGGCACGTTTTTCTAA
- a CDS encoding DsrE family protein — protein MKFDSNSRKLLKRALLISALGVAGNVSADDDKNRVGVYLDNCANLPLVSSIISGNPNTNVCVDAPVALEKANVVFDLNSDAVDSKGRHTGLRHMWMVATSIKARLNAGLMDPEDINIIGVLHGSGINLVLGDTNSPITKDLVEKIFAMKNVGVNINLEVCGVTMHGRGLSNADLYNSDNGMVHVNQGAIGRIINLQQKKFVLIKE, from the coding sequence ATGAAGTTTGACAGTAATAGTCGGAAATTATTAAAGCGCGCGCTGTTGATTAGTGCGCTGGGGGTAGCCGGTAACGTAAGTGCCGATGACGATAAAAACCGTGTTGGGGTGTATTTGGATAATTGTGCCAACCTGCCATTGGTCAGTTCAATTATCTCCGGCAACCCTAATACTAACGTATGTGTGGATGCGCCGGTTGCGCTGGAAAAAGCCAATGTTGTTTTTGATTTGAACTCCGATGCTGTAGATTCCAAAGGTCGACATACGGGACTGCGCCACATGTGGATGGTGGCTACGTCGATTAAAGCGCGCTTGAATGCAGGGTTGATGGATCCTGAGGACATAAACATTATTGGTGTCTTGCACGGTTCGGGCATTAACCTTGTGTTGGGAGATACCAACAGTCCCATTACCAAGGATTTAGTGGAAAAGATATTCGCCATGAAAAATGTCGGCGTTAATATCAATTTGGAAGTTTGTGGCGTAACCATGCATGGCAGAGGTTTGAGCAACGCCGACCTGTACAACAGTGACAATGGTATGGTGCATGTTAACCAAGGTGCAATTGGGCGTATCATCAATTTGCAGCAAAAGAAGTTTGTACTTATTAAAGAATAA
- a CDS encoding ATP-binding protein — protein sequence MVFSYLNVFLSKLSDRDPELEQAAVARPIIGGLGLFCFLWLSELSNWHWIGIVAISYLAGTLLILTGAILAPERMPVRSKLGICLDTCTATFAMTSGAATAGFLGMFLLIAIGNGLRFGRNHMNFAVVTGVLGFVSVILTTPYWQQNLTLSLGVLAWLIVLPYYIGSLLHKLEQATREARQANKARREFLANMSHEIRTPLTAIIGFAEASLDSDQSMQERMAGLKTIVQNGAHLHAIVDDILDFSKIEAGKLELEYLDTDLFNLAREVEDLVKRKAVEKNIVFKLEYIPPLPRSIATDPLRLKQVLINLCSNAIKFTNEGFVLVQFRCDPQEEVLRISVIDTGIGLSEQQIQDCLDPFQQAEAATSRKYGGTGLGLPLSNHLIELLGGSLNIYSALKKGSTFEICLNLSPLDTSTLIYNMEQWQQSSIVESSHRDHHIRLHGDVLLVDDNETNQQLFSLFLRRLGVSVTIADSGISALKETVYKNFDLIYMDMHLPQLSGLDTVKKLREIGYSKPIVALTANATSEYRHLCLRAGCDDFLAKPILRSQFEQVCARYLHPAAAEDFMPEPIFSSLLQHEPEFADLVEKFVNDLHTTQGTIEMLMRTKNWQELKEVLHTLKGTAGGLGYPVLTDLAGKIEFQLISENYDAVDSLSIDLKRLFNRIFEGMQLTRSFSEFSSGLS from the coding sequence GTGGTTTTCTCCTATCTTAATGTTTTTTTAAGCAAATTGTCCGACCGGGATCCTGAGTTGGAACAGGCCGCTGTGGCCCGACCGATTATCGGCGGTTTGGGTTTATTTTGCTTTTTGTGGCTATCCGAATTAAGCAACTGGCATTGGATTGGTATTGTTGCCATAAGCTATCTCGCCGGCACATTACTCATCTTGACCGGAGCTATCCTGGCACCAGAACGAATGCCAGTACGGTCTAAGCTGGGTATTTGTCTGGACACATGTACCGCCACATTCGCCATGACTTCCGGTGCGGCCACTGCCGGTTTTCTGGGTATGTTTCTCTTAATCGCCATTGGTAACGGTTTACGTTTTGGCCGTAACCACATGAATTTTGCCGTCGTGACCGGTGTTCTGGGTTTTGTGAGCGTTATACTCACTACCCCTTACTGGCAACAAAACCTAACCCTTAGCCTCGGAGTTTTAGCTTGGTTAATTGTATTACCGTACTATATAGGCAGTCTCTTGCACAAACTGGAACAAGCAACCCGAGAAGCACGTCAAGCCAACAAAGCACGACGTGAATTTCTTGCCAATATGAGCCACGAAATTCGCACGCCATTGACTGCCATCATTGGTTTTGCCGAAGCCTCGTTGGATAGCGACCAAAGTATGCAGGAACGTATGGCGGGGCTGAAAACCATTGTTCAAAACGGTGCTCATCTACATGCTATTGTGGACGACATTCTGGATTTTTCCAAAATCGAAGCCGGTAAATTGGAGTTGGAATATCTCGATACCGACTTGTTCAACCTGGCCCGGGAAGTGGAAGATTTAGTCAAACGCAAAGCCGTTGAAAAAAATATTGTCTTTAAACTGGAATACATTCCACCATTACCCCGCTCCATCGCTACAGACCCTCTGCGCTTAAAACAAGTTTTAATTAATCTGTGCAGTAATGCGATTAAGTTTACCAATGAAGGCTTTGTTCTGGTGCAGTTTCGCTGCGACCCGCAGGAAGAAGTGCTCCGCATTTCGGTCATAGATACCGGCATTGGACTCAGCGAACAACAAATTCAGGATTGTCTAGACCCATTTCAGCAGGCCGAAGCGGCTACCAGTCGCAAATACGGCGGCACTGGCTTGGGACTTCCCTTATCCAATCACCTGATTGAGCTGCTGGGTGGAAGCCTCAACATTTACAGTGCACTGAAAAAGGGCTCCACATTTGAAATTTGCCTAAACCTAAGCCCTTTGGACACGAGTACACTTATCTACAACATGGAGCAATGGCAGCAGTCAAGTATCGTGGAATCCAGCCACCGGGACCATCATATTCGACTGCATGGCGACGTGTTACTGGTGGATGACAATGAAACCAACCAACAGTTGTTTTCATTGTTTTTGCGCCGCCTGGGGGTGTCTGTCACTATTGCGGACAGCGGAATCAGCGCATTGAAAGAAACCGTGTACAAAAACTTCGATCTCATTTACATGGATATGCATCTACCGCAACTGTCCGGATTGGATACGGTAAAAAAACTTCGAGAAATCGGTTATAGCAAACCCATTGTCGCATTGACCGCAAACGCCACCTCGGAATACCGTCATTTGTGCCTGCGAGCCGGCTGCGATGACTTTTTGGCCAAACCCATCCTACGTAGCCAGTTTGAGCAGGTGTGTGCAAGATATTTGCATCCGGCCGCTGCGGAGGACTTCATGCCGGAACCCATTTTTTCTTCCTTACTGCAACATGAACCGGAATTTGCTGATCTGGTGGAAAAGTTCGTAAACGATTTACATACCACCCAAGGCACAATAGAAATGCTGATGCGAACTAAGAACTGGCAAGAATTGAAGGAGGTACTCCATACCCTCAAAGGGACTGCAGGCGGCCTGGGTTATCCCGTGCTGACCGATTTGGCCGGTAAAATCGAGTTTCAACTTATCAGTGAAAACTACGACGCCGTTGATAGTCTTTCCATAGACCTAAAGAGGTTGTTCAATCGAATTTTTGAAGGGATGCAATTAACTCGAAGTTTTAGTGAATTCAGTAGCGGGTTATCCTAA
- a CDS encoding porin family protein, producing MQIRRSGPLAICFAPLISISGTTFADQLSLPAADLEAPSVTHETSSKAHEAGTDLTIEATVVDNMGVKSVTLYYRAKGTEKYKTMVMQRRAKSDIYSATLTHDVSEPGFEYYIQATDNSGNSLLHGYSFSPLLVDVVPAPARKTADADVEPKPVDSSHKRSFNPGNWYALPEIAFFTSKLSGTTSGSWNTTGVIVRAGKRLLPFLAVEGVVGAGIADFDRTNGCYRETFSNDTVLGANLKGIFNVQADFELTGSIGLFQGSATLISDRSNCATPSYSEEKSSQFGLGLGAGAEYRLNRFATLHGAYNLYYQGELLNSDLQVSGFSLGYKHQF from the coding sequence ATGCAAATTCGACGCAGTGGGCCGCTGGCTATTTGCTTTGCGCCGCTAATAAGTATTTCAGGAACAACCTTCGCAGACCAACTTTCGCTGCCTGCGGCCGATCTAGAGGCGCCCAGCGTTACCCACGAAACCTCAAGCAAAGCCCATGAAGCCGGTACAGACCTGACCATAGAAGCTACGGTAGTGGACAATATGGGGGTCAAATCCGTGACCTTGTATTACCGTGCAAAAGGCACGGAAAAATATAAGACCATGGTAATGCAACGCAGAGCCAAATCGGACATCTACAGCGCGACATTGACTCATGATGTATCCGAACCCGGCTTTGAGTACTACATACAGGCGACCGACAATTCAGGTAATTCATTGTTGCACGGCTATTCGTTTTCACCGCTGTTAGTTGACGTTGTGCCTGCGCCAGCACGCAAAACTGCCGATGCCGATGTTGAACCCAAACCCGTCGACTCCTCTCACAAGAGAAGCTTTAACCCAGGTAACTGGTACGCATTACCGGAAATAGCTTTTTTTACATCCAAATTGAGCGGCACTACCTCCGGATCCTGGAACACTACCGGCGTAATTGTCAGAGCAGGTAAGCGCTTGCTGCCTTTTTTGGCGGTGGAAGGAGTTGTTGGCGCGGGCATAGCGGATTTTGACCGAACAAACGGCTGCTATCGCGAAACATTTTCCAATGACACAGTATTAGGCGCCAACCTCAAAGGCATATTTAACGTTCAAGCAGATTTTGAGCTGACCGGCTCAATCGGGTTGTTCCAGGGCAGCGCAACTCTTATCAGCGACCGGTCCAACTGCGCCACACCTTCGTATTCCGAAGAGAAAAGCAGTCAATTCGGTCTTGGACTTGGTGCCGGTGCAGAATATCGCTTGAACCGATTTGCAACCCTACACGGCGCTTACAATCTCTACTATCAAGGGGAGTTGTTGAATAGCGATTTGCAGGTATCCGGTTTTTCACTGGGCTACAAACACCAATTCTAG